A region of Maniola jurtina chromosome 7, ilManJurt1.1, whole genome shotgun sequence DNA encodes the following proteins:
- the LOC123867000 gene encoding uncharacterized protein LOC123867000 isoform X1 — MRLSTSEEIPTTTVGRTASPGAGAVAAQDSYDVTRMREEEFERLTVYIVPDVPCERGVSNRAERTLPRSLALRPSAVLSTPNTPTEGVWSTGVIPRGTRFGPFEGTRTPNKPNDKVSWRYYWRVQETVRHHTYGNIKIFKDSDYYYLDGSDTSVANWMRYVASAYSLSVMNLVACQHQEHIYFYTIRDIMPNEELMVWYCKDFATRLGYDIDPERATYSILSSIAGKEETIKKAYGLPPAPVHPEIAFNHMKYVLSLTNAKEILDGEISTKRRKRDSNDKTLHENPNQPRDDPRSINKNERAIVRTDISTNIIHPKSESPITNEHTPLSPSNLMQPPSPVKLQHRDNQTLIIQHKESTSHVVIHQLENPRMHCNRSPAQNLHLRDVRGPSPMATNHQDKVGSKSPTFTHCVPNHYEHQLTPNDGSVRSDEGYHSNGYHDEFTPPEDSSDSDVENYVLDCSNKTNEPKETVIVQKVDQDMHRNEYRKVKIKMPRAYQYQNHKDMDCESEKELLIAEEVINTSPHNLSPPRRDPATSTVIVLESSQNTVVPLNKPYYEDGTISPTPQPAFMRYTPPDTRILETILTGNRIDTNNNDSNRRQPNATPPPSSPTEMAYSYKKSQRYGNACSPDSSSNLTPLPSLLPLPQQLPAPNSVSVYSSSPPHTIPHTTEIREIREIREIRETRYESHYPNYSYSLYSPPNSTIITQLGSPPSTYSPTVTSSHQYERIQNGQANHHFPSSTSVITLKNCSQLSLIQNANVNGQLVPQHSMSPDGTCSLMVGPMSPNSQSSRGYRSLPYPLKKKDGKMHYECNVCCKTFGQLSNLKVHLRTHSGERPFKCNVCNKSFTQLAHLQKHHLVHTGEKPHQCDICKKRFSSTSNLKTHLRLHSGQKPYACDLCMQKFTQFVHLKLHKRLHTNDRPYVCQGCDKKYISASGLRTHWKTTSCKPNNIEEVLAITNAAHTECIGTVDKDCHEREGLEAYEVHSASQGGLVGAGGARVAMAHGEALLGGHAHTTTPHLAPGHGQLSPSAAGAQYRGLLPAAAEHEQAHYSAPGGETRPSVIESSQPLIIECT; from the exons ATGAGGCTG TCAACCAGTGAAGAAATCCCTACAACAACGGTGGGCCGCACAGCAAGCCCCGGCGCGGGCGCTGTGGCCGCACAAGACTCGTATGACGTGACGCGCATGCGCGAGGAAGAGTTCGAGAGGCTCACTGTGTACATAGTACCCGACGTGCCTTGCGAACGTGGCGTATCGAACAGAGCCGAAAGAACTCTCCCACGCAGCTTGGCGCTCAGGCCCTCGGCGGTACTATCCACCCCAAATACACCG actgAAGGCGTATGGAGTACAGGAGTTATTCCACGCGGTACGAGGTTTGGTCCTTTCGAAGGCACTCGTACGCCTAACAAACCAAACGACAAAGTTTCCTGGCGTTATTACTGGAGG GTACAAGAAACTGTCAGGCATCATACTTATGGAAACATTAAG ATATTTAAAGATAGCGATTACTATTACCTTGATGGATCTGATACGAGCGTTGCAAACTGGATGCGATACGTCGCTTCAGCTTACTCCCTGTCCGTGATGAACCTTGTCGCGTGTCAACACCAGGAACACATTTACTTCTACACCATTAG GGATATCATGCCTAACGAAGAACTCATGGTGTGGTACTGCAAAGACTTTGCAACAAGGCTCGGCTACGATATCGATCCTGAAAGAGCTACATATTCCATAT tGTCATCCATTGCAGGTAAAGAAGAAACAATTAAAAAGGCTTATGGCTTGCCACCAGCACCAGTACATCCGGAAATTGCCTTTAACCACATGAAGTATGTCCTAAGTCTTACTAATGCTAAAGAGATTCTTGACGGAGAAATTTCAACAAAGCGGAGAAAACGGGATTCTAATGATAAAACTCTTCATGAAAATCCCAATCAACCACGCGATGACCCaagaagtataaataaaaatgaaagagCCATTGTGCGGACTGACATTTCCACAAATATCATTCATCCCAAATCTGAAAGTCCAATTACAAACGAGCACACACCATTGTCACCAAGCAATTTAATGCAACCACCTTCACCAGTAAAATTACAGCATAGAGACAATCAAACTTTAATAATTCAACATAAAGAGAGTACGTCGCATGTAGTAATACATCAACTTGAAAACCCAAGAATGCACTGTAACAGATCACCTGCACAAAATTTACATCTAAGGGATGTTCGCGGGCCTTCTCCTATGGCAACAAATCATCAAGATAAAGTCGGTAGTAAATCTCCTACTTTTACTCATTGTGTACCAAACCATTATGAACATCAACTAACGCCAAATGATGGTTCCGTAAGATCAGACGAGGGTTATCACAGCAATGGTTATCATGATGAATTCACACCACCAGAAGACTCAAGTGATTCAGATGTAGAAAATTACGTATTAGATTGCTCTAATAAAACTAATGAGCCTAAGGAAACTGTCATAGTTCAAAAAGTAGACCAAGATATGCATCGCAATGAGTAtagaaaagttaaaataaaaatgccaAGAGCCtatcaatatcaaaatcataaagatatggATTGTGAAAGTGAAAAGGAGTTGCTAATCGCAGAAGAAGTTATTAATACATCACCACACAATTTATCCCCACCTCGACGCGATCCAGCCACTTCCACTGTAATAGTTTTAGAATCCTCACAAAACACAGTCGTTCCTCTTAATAAACCATACTACGAAGATGGAACTATATCACCAACACCACAACCAGCTTTCATGCGTTACACACCCCCCGATACGCGAATACTAGAAACCATTCTCACAGGAAATAGAATCGACACCAATAACAATGACTCAAACCGAAGACAACCaaacgcaactccgccaccatCATCACCGACAGAAATGGCCTATTCTTACAAGAAAAGCCAAAGGTACGGTAACGCTTGCAGTCCTGATTCAAGTTCAAACCTAACACCATTGCCATCATTGCTGCCCTTACCACAACAGTTGCCAGCACCAAATTCGGTATCAGTTTATTCTTCCTCGCCTCCGCATACTATTCCACATACAACAGAAATACGTGAAATAAGAGAAATAAGGGAAATAAGAGAGACCCGGTATGAAAGCCACTATCCAAATTATTCGTATAGCCTATATTCACCGCCTAACTCTACAATAATTACGCAACTAGGATCTCCACCGAGTACATATTCGCCAACAGTTACATCGTCTCATCAGTATGAAAGAATTCAAAATGGACAAGCTAATCACCACTTTCCATCTTCAACCAGTGTTATAACTCTTAAAAATTGCTCTCAATTGAGTTTAATACAAAATGCAAATGTTAATGGTCAACTCGTACCACAGCACAGTATGAGTCCAGACGGCACATGTAGTCTCATGGTCGGACCGATGAGTCCTAACTCGCAATCCTCTCGCGGTTACAGGAGTTTACCGTACCCGCTAAAGAAAAAAGATGGAAAAATGCATTATGAATGTAATGTTTGCTGTAAAACCTTCGGTCAGCTTTCAAATCTAAAGGTTCATTTAAGAACACATTCAGGAGAGCGACCGTTCAAATGCAATGTTTGCAATAAATCATTTACACAACTGGCTCATCTACAAAAACATCATCTCGTACATACGGGCGAAAAACCACACCAATGTGATATCTGCAAGAAAAGGTTTTCCTCAACATCCAACTTGAAAACACACCTACGACTACATTCCGGCCAGAAGCCTTACGCCTGTGATCTTTGTATGCAGAAATTCACACAATTTGTTCACCTCAAACTGCACAAGAGGCTTCACACGAACGACCGGCCATACGTTTGTCAAGGCTGTGACAAAAAGTATATCAGCGCATCGGGACTACGCACTCACTGGAAAACCACTAGCTGCAAACCGAACAACATCGAGGAAGTTTTAGCAATCACTAACGCCGCTCATACTGAATGTATCG GTACTGTCGACAAAGACTGCCACGAAAGAGAGGGGCTCGAGGCGTACGAAGTGCACTCAGCATCGCAGGGAGGGCTGGTGGGAGCCGGTGGGGCGCGCGTGGCGA
- the LOC123867000 gene encoding uncharacterized protein LOC123867000 isoform X2, which translates to MRLSTSEEIPTTTVGRTASPGAGAVAAQDSYDVTRMREEEFERLTVYIVPDVPCERGVSNRAERTLPRSLALRPSAVLSTPNTPTEGVWSTGVIPRGTRFGPFEGTRTPNKPNDKVSWRYYWRVQETVRHHTYGNIKIFKDSDYYYLDGSDTSVANWMRYVASAYSLSVMNLVACQHQEHIYFYTIRDIMPNEELMVWYCKDFATRLGYDIDPERATYSICKEETIKKAYGLPPAPVHPEIAFNHMKYVLSLTNAKEILDGEISTKRRKRDSNDKTLHENPNQPRDDPRSINKNERAIVRTDISTNIIHPKSESPITNEHTPLSPSNLMQPPSPVKLQHRDNQTLIIQHKESTSHVVIHQLENPRMHCNRSPAQNLHLRDVRGPSPMATNHQDKVGSKSPTFTHCVPNHYEHQLTPNDGSVRSDEGYHSNGYHDEFTPPEDSSDSDVENYVLDCSNKTNEPKETVIVQKVDQDMHRNEYRKVKIKMPRAYQYQNHKDMDCESEKELLIAEEVINTSPHNLSPPRRDPATSTVIVLESSQNTVVPLNKPYYEDGTISPTPQPAFMRYTPPDTRILETILTGNRIDTNNNDSNRRQPNATPPPSSPTEMAYSYKKSQRYGNACSPDSSSNLTPLPSLLPLPQQLPAPNSVSVYSSSPPHTIPHTTEIREIREIREIRETRYESHYPNYSYSLYSPPNSTIITQLGSPPSTYSPTVTSSHQYERIQNGQANHHFPSSTSVITLKNCSQLSLIQNANVNGQLVPQHSMSPDGTCSLMVGPMSPNSQSSRGYRSLPYPLKKKDGKMHYECNVCCKTFGQLSNLKVHLRTHSGERPFKCNVCNKSFTQLAHLQKHHLVHTGEKPHQCDICKKRFSSTSNLKTHLRLHSGQKPYACDLCMQKFTQFVHLKLHKRLHTNDRPYVCQGCDKKYISASGLRTHWKTTSCKPNNIEEVLAITNAAHTECIGTVDKDCHEREGLEAYEVHSASQGGLVGAGGARVAMAHGEALLGGHAHTTTPHLAPGHGQLSPSAAGAQYRGLLPAAAEHEQAHYSAPGGETRPSVIESSQPLIIECT; encoded by the exons ATGAGGCTG TCAACCAGTGAAGAAATCCCTACAACAACGGTGGGCCGCACAGCAAGCCCCGGCGCGGGCGCTGTGGCCGCACAAGACTCGTATGACGTGACGCGCATGCGCGAGGAAGAGTTCGAGAGGCTCACTGTGTACATAGTACCCGACGTGCCTTGCGAACGTGGCGTATCGAACAGAGCCGAAAGAACTCTCCCACGCAGCTTGGCGCTCAGGCCCTCGGCGGTACTATCCACCCCAAATACACCG actgAAGGCGTATGGAGTACAGGAGTTATTCCACGCGGTACGAGGTTTGGTCCTTTCGAAGGCACTCGTACGCCTAACAAACCAAACGACAAAGTTTCCTGGCGTTATTACTGGAGG GTACAAGAAACTGTCAGGCATCATACTTATGGAAACATTAAG ATATTTAAAGATAGCGATTACTATTACCTTGATGGATCTGATACGAGCGTTGCAAACTGGATGCGATACGTCGCTTCAGCTTACTCCCTGTCCGTGATGAACCTTGTCGCGTGTCAACACCAGGAACACATTTACTTCTACACCATTAG GGATATCATGCCTAACGAAGAACTCATGGTGTGGTACTGCAAAGACTTTGCAACAAGGCTCGGCTACGATATCGATCCTGAAAGAGCTACATATTCCATAT GTAAAGAAGAAACAATTAAAAAGGCTTATGGCTTGCCACCAGCACCAGTACATCCGGAAATTGCCTTTAACCACATGAAGTATGTCCTAAGTCTTACTAATGCTAAAGAGATTCTTGACGGAGAAATTTCAACAAAGCGGAGAAAACGGGATTCTAATGATAAAACTCTTCATGAAAATCCCAATCAACCACGCGATGACCCaagaagtataaataaaaatgaaagagCCATTGTGCGGACTGACATTTCCACAAATATCATTCATCCCAAATCTGAAAGTCCAATTACAAACGAGCACACACCATTGTCACCAAGCAATTTAATGCAACCACCTTCACCAGTAAAATTACAGCATAGAGACAATCAAACTTTAATAATTCAACATAAAGAGAGTACGTCGCATGTAGTAATACATCAACTTGAAAACCCAAGAATGCACTGTAACAGATCACCTGCACAAAATTTACATCTAAGGGATGTTCGCGGGCCTTCTCCTATGGCAACAAATCATCAAGATAAAGTCGGTAGTAAATCTCCTACTTTTACTCATTGTGTACCAAACCATTATGAACATCAACTAACGCCAAATGATGGTTCCGTAAGATCAGACGAGGGTTATCACAGCAATGGTTATCATGATGAATTCACACCACCAGAAGACTCAAGTGATTCAGATGTAGAAAATTACGTATTAGATTGCTCTAATAAAACTAATGAGCCTAAGGAAACTGTCATAGTTCAAAAAGTAGACCAAGATATGCATCGCAATGAGTAtagaaaagttaaaataaaaatgccaAGAGCCtatcaatatcaaaatcataaagatatggATTGTGAAAGTGAAAAGGAGTTGCTAATCGCAGAAGAAGTTATTAATACATCACCACACAATTTATCCCCACCTCGACGCGATCCAGCCACTTCCACTGTAATAGTTTTAGAATCCTCACAAAACACAGTCGTTCCTCTTAATAAACCATACTACGAAGATGGAACTATATCACCAACACCACAACCAGCTTTCATGCGTTACACACCCCCCGATACGCGAATACTAGAAACCATTCTCACAGGAAATAGAATCGACACCAATAACAATGACTCAAACCGAAGACAACCaaacgcaactccgccaccatCATCACCGACAGAAATGGCCTATTCTTACAAGAAAAGCCAAAGGTACGGTAACGCTTGCAGTCCTGATTCAAGTTCAAACCTAACACCATTGCCATCATTGCTGCCCTTACCACAACAGTTGCCAGCACCAAATTCGGTATCAGTTTATTCTTCCTCGCCTCCGCATACTATTCCACATACAACAGAAATACGTGAAATAAGAGAAATAAGGGAAATAAGAGAGACCCGGTATGAAAGCCACTATCCAAATTATTCGTATAGCCTATATTCACCGCCTAACTCTACAATAATTACGCAACTAGGATCTCCACCGAGTACATATTCGCCAACAGTTACATCGTCTCATCAGTATGAAAGAATTCAAAATGGACAAGCTAATCACCACTTTCCATCTTCAACCAGTGTTATAACTCTTAAAAATTGCTCTCAATTGAGTTTAATACAAAATGCAAATGTTAATGGTCAACTCGTACCACAGCACAGTATGAGTCCAGACGGCACATGTAGTCTCATGGTCGGACCGATGAGTCCTAACTCGCAATCCTCTCGCGGTTACAGGAGTTTACCGTACCCGCTAAAGAAAAAAGATGGAAAAATGCATTATGAATGTAATGTTTGCTGTAAAACCTTCGGTCAGCTTTCAAATCTAAAGGTTCATTTAAGAACACATTCAGGAGAGCGACCGTTCAAATGCAATGTTTGCAATAAATCATTTACACAACTGGCTCATCTACAAAAACATCATCTCGTACATACGGGCGAAAAACCACACCAATGTGATATCTGCAAGAAAAGGTTTTCCTCAACATCCAACTTGAAAACACACCTACGACTACATTCCGGCCAGAAGCCTTACGCCTGTGATCTTTGTATGCAGAAATTCACACAATTTGTTCACCTCAAACTGCACAAGAGGCTTCACACGAACGACCGGCCATACGTTTGTCAAGGCTGTGACAAAAAGTATATCAGCGCATCGGGACTACGCACTCACTGGAAAACCACTAGCTGCAAACCGAACAACATCGAGGAAGTTTTAGCAATCACTAACGCCGCTCATACTGAATGTATCG GTACTGTCGACAAAGACTGCCACGAAAGAGAGGGGCTCGAGGCGTACGAAGTGCACTCAGCATCGCAGGGAGGGCTGGTGGGAGCCGGTGGGGCGCGCGTGGCGA
- the LOC123867000 gene encoding uncharacterized protein LOC123867000 isoform X3 yields the protein MRLSTSEEIPTTTVGRTASPGAGAVAAQDSYDVTRMREEEFERLTVYIVPDVPCERGVSNRAERTLPRSLALRPSAVLSTPNTPTEGVWSTGVIPRGTRFGPFEGTRTPNKPNDKVSWRYYWRIFKDSDYYYLDGSDTSVANWMRYVASAYSLSVMNLVACQHQEHIYFYTIRDIMPNEELMVWYCKDFATRLGYDIDPERATYSILSSIAGKEETIKKAYGLPPAPVHPEIAFNHMKYVLSLTNAKEILDGEISTKRRKRDSNDKTLHENPNQPRDDPRSINKNERAIVRTDISTNIIHPKSESPITNEHTPLSPSNLMQPPSPVKLQHRDNQTLIIQHKESTSHVVIHQLENPRMHCNRSPAQNLHLRDVRGPSPMATNHQDKVGSKSPTFTHCVPNHYEHQLTPNDGSVRSDEGYHSNGYHDEFTPPEDSSDSDVENYVLDCSNKTNEPKETVIVQKVDQDMHRNEYRKVKIKMPRAYQYQNHKDMDCESEKELLIAEEVINTSPHNLSPPRRDPATSTVIVLESSQNTVVPLNKPYYEDGTISPTPQPAFMRYTPPDTRILETILTGNRIDTNNNDSNRRQPNATPPPSSPTEMAYSYKKSQRYGNACSPDSSSNLTPLPSLLPLPQQLPAPNSVSVYSSSPPHTIPHTTEIREIREIREIRETRYESHYPNYSYSLYSPPNSTIITQLGSPPSTYSPTVTSSHQYERIQNGQANHHFPSSTSVITLKNCSQLSLIQNANVNGQLVPQHSMSPDGTCSLMVGPMSPNSQSSRGYRSLPYPLKKKDGKMHYECNVCCKTFGQLSNLKVHLRTHSGERPFKCNVCNKSFTQLAHLQKHHLVHTGEKPHQCDICKKRFSSTSNLKTHLRLHSGQKPYACDLCMQKFTQFVHLKLHKRLHTNDRPYVCQGCDKKYISASGLRTHWKTTSCKPNNIEEVLAITNAAHTECIGTVDKDCHEREGLEAYEVHSASQGGLVGAGGARVAMAHGEALLGGHAHTTTPHLAPGHGQLSPSAAGAQYRGLLPAAAEHEQAHYSAPGGETRPSVIESSQPLIIECT from the exons ATGAGGCTG TCAACCAGTGAAGAAATCCCTACAACAACGGTGGGCCGCACAGCAAGCCCCGGCGCGGGCGCTGTGGCCGCACAAGACTCGTATGACGTGACGCGCATGCGCGAGGAAGAGTTCGAGAGGCTCACTGTGTACATAGTACCCGACGTGCCTTGCGAACGTGGCGTATCGAACAGAGCCGAAAGAACTCTCCCACGCAGCTTGGCGCTCAGGCCCTCGGCGGTACTATCCACCCCAAATACACCG actgAAGGCGTATGGAGTACAGGAGTTATTCCACGCGGTACGAGGTTTGGTCCTTTCGAAGGCACTCGTACGCCTAACAAACCAAACGACAAAGTTTCCTGGCGTTATTACTGGAGG ATATTTAAAGATAGCGATTACTATTACCTTGATGGATCTGATACGAGCGTTGCAAACTGGATGCGATACGTCGCTTCAGCTTACTCCCTGTCCGTGATGAACCTTGTCGCGTGTCAACACCAGGAACACATTTACTTCTACACCATTAG GGATATCATGCCTAACGAAGAACTCATGGTGTGGTACTGCAAAGACTTTGCAACAAGGCTCGGCTACGATATCGATCCTGAAAGAGCTACATATTCCATAT tGTCATCCATTGCAGGTAAAGAAGAAACAATTAAAAAGGCTTATGGCTTGCCACCAGCACCAGTACATCCGGAAATTGCCTTTAACCACATGAAGTATGTCCTAAGTCTTACTAATGCTAAAGAGATTCTTGACGGAGAAATTTCAACAAAGCGGAGAAAACGGGATTCTAATGATAAAACTCTTCATGAAAATCCCAATCAACCACGCGATGACCCaagaagtataaataaaaatgaaagagCCATTGTGCGGACTGACATTTCCACAAATATCATTCATCCCAAATCTGAAAGTCCAATTACAAACGAGCACACACCATTGTCACCAAGCAATTTAATGCAACCACCTTCACCAGTAAAATTACAGCATAGAGACAATCAAACTTTAATAATTCAACATAAAGAGAGTACGTCGCATGTAGTAATACATCAACTTGAAAACCCAAGAATGCACTGTAACAGATCACCTGCACAAAATTTACATCTAAGGGATGTTCGCGGGCCTTCTCCTATGGCAACAAATCATCAAGATAAAGTCGGTAGTAAATCTCCTACTTTTACTCATTGTGTACCAAACCATTATGAACATCAACTAACGCCAAATGATGGTTCCGTAAGATCAGACGAGGGTTATCACAGCAATGGTTATCATGATGAATTCACACCACCAGAAGACTCAAGTGATTCAGATGTAGAAAATTACGTATTAGATTGCTCTAATAAAACTAATGAGCCTAAGGAAACTGTCATAGTTCAAAAAGTAGACCAAGATATGCATCGCAATGAGTAtagaaaagttaaaataaaaatgccaAGAGCCtatcaatatcaaaatcataaagatatggATTGTGAAAGTGAAAAGGAGTTGCTAATCGCAGAAGAAGTTATTAATACATCACCACACAATTTATCCCCACCTCGACGCGATCCAGCCACTTCCACTGTAATAGTTTTAGAATCCTCACAAAACACAGTCGTTCCTCTTAATAAACCATACTACGAAGATGGAACTATATCACCAACACCACAACCAGCTTTCATGCGTTACACACCCCCCGATACGCGAATACTAGAAACCATTCTCACAGGAAATAGAATCGACACCAATAACAATGACTCAAACCGAAGACAACCaaacgcaactccgccaccatCATCACCGACAGAAATGGCCTATTCTTACAAGAAAAGCCAAAGGTACGGTAACGCTTGCAGTCCTGATTCAAGTTCAAACCTAACACCATTGCCATCATTGCTGCCCTTACCACAACAGTTGCCAGCACCAAATTCGGTATCAGTTTATTCTTCCTCGCCTCCGCATACTATTCCACATACAACAGAAATACGTGAAATAAGAGAAATAAGGGAAATAAGAGAGACCCGGTATGAAAGCCACTATCCAAATTATTCGTATAGCCTATATTCACCGCCTAACTCTACAATAATTACGCAACTAGGATCTCCACCGAGTACATATTCGCCAACAGTTACATCGTCTCATCAGTATGAAAGAATTCAAAATGGACAAGCTAATCACCACTTTCCATCTTCAACCAGTGTTATAACTCTTAAAAATTGCTCTCAATTGAGTTTAATACAAAATGCAAATGTTAATGGTCAACTCGTACCACAGCACAGTATGAGTCCAGACGGCACATGTAGTCTCATGGTCGGACCGATGAGTCCTAACTCGCAATCCTCTCGCGGTTACAGGAGTTTACCGTACCCGCTAAAGAAAAAAGATGGAAAAATGCATTATGAATGTAATGTTTGCTGTAAAACCTTCGGTCAGCTTTCAAATCTAAAGGTTCATTTAAGAACACATTCAGGAGAGCGACCGTTCAAATGCAATGTTTGCAATAAATCATTTACACAACTGGCTCATCTACAAAAACATCATCTCGTACATACGGGCGAAAAACCACACCAATGTGATATCTGCAAGAAAAGGTTTTCCTCAACATCCAACTTGAAAACACACCTACGACTACATTCCGGCCAGAAGCCTTACGCCTGTGATCTTTGTATGCAGAAATTCACACAATTTGTTCACCTCAAACTGCACAAGAGGCTTCACACGAACGACCGGCCATACGTTTGTCAAGGCTGTGACAAAAAGTATATCAGCGCATCGGGACTACGCACTCACTGGAAAACCACTAGCTGCAAACCGAACAACATCGAGGAAGTTTTAGCAATCACTAACGCCGCTCATACTGAATGTATCG GTACTGTCGACAAAGACTGCCACGAAAGAGAGGGGCTCGAGGCGTACGAAGTGCACTCAGCATCGCAGGGAGGGCTGGTGGGAGCCGGTGGGGCGCGCGTGGCGA